A genomic window from Winogradskyella sp. J14-2 includes:
- a CDS encoding pyridoxine 5'-phosphate synthase has translation MTKLSVNINKIATLRNSRGGDTPNVVQFAKDAQRFGAEGITVHPRPDERHIRYQDVYDLKPIVTTEFNIEGNPIPKFIDMVLKVKPTQVTLVPDAEDAITSNAGWDTIKHKDFLIDVIKEFKNNGIRTSIFVDPDLHQIEGAKETGTERIELYTESYAHQFSIGNKEGIKPYMECAGLANTLGLGINAGHDLSLDNIKYFKENITGLLEVSIGHALISESLYLGAKNVITMYLDKLK, from the coding sequence ATGACAAAGTTAAGTGTTAACATTAATAAGATTGCAACACTAAGAAATAGTCGTGGTGGAGACACACCAAATGTGGTACAATTTGCAAAAGATGCGCAACGATTTGGTGCCGAAGGCATAACCGTTCACCCAAGACCAGATGAACGACATATTCGTTACCAAGACGTATACGATTTAAAGCCTATTGTAACTACCGAATTTAATATAGAAGGCAATCCCATTCCTAAATTTATTGATATGGTTTTAAAAGTTAAACCGACTCAAGTAACTTTAGTGCCAGATGCCGAAGATGCCATAACGTCTAATGCTGGCTGGGACACCATAAAACACAAAGATTTTTTAATAGATGTTATTAAAGAGTTTAAAAACAATGGCATTAGGACTTCAATATTTGTAGATCCAGATTTACATCAAATTGAAGGTGCCAAAGAAACAGGTACGGAAAGGATTGAACTCTACACGGAATCTTACGCTCATCAATTTAGCATAGGTAATAAAGAAGGTATAAAACCCTATATGGAATGTGCTGGTTTGGCAAATACACTGGGACTTGGTATAAATGCTGGCCACGATTTATCGCTCGACAACATTAAATATTTTAAAGAAAATATCACAGGCCTTTTAGAGGTTTCTATAGGACATGCACTTATTTCTGAAAGCCTATATTTAGGCGCAAAAAATGTTATTACAATGTATTTAGACAAACTAAAATGA
- a CDS encoding CBS domain-containing protein has protein sequence MQLQDFVINDIKPLNITDKIGDLQMLFNQLTYSHVPIQNQGVYLGCISETDVHCFDSAVAISDCSHTIEGFFVRSTTNWLDVLEAFAQNDSNIMPVLGEKNTYLGYYELNDIIHLFNETPFFAEPGGILIVEKGIHDYSFSEISQIVESNDAKLLGAFISKMSSDLVQITLKIGNSSLNDVIQTFRRYSYNIISGHEEDSYIESLKERSEYLDKYLNM, from the coding sequence ATGCAATTACAAGATTTTGTTATAAATGATATAAAACCACTTAATATCACTGATAAAATTGGTGATTTGCAAATGCTGTTTAATCAGCTAACATATTCACATGTGCCAATTCAAAATCAAGGTGTATATCTCGGTTGTATTTCAGAAACTGATGTACATTGTTTTGATAGTGCCGTGGCAATAAGTGATTGTAGTCATACTATAGAAGGGTTCTTTGTGAGATCTACAACAAATTGGCTCGATGTGCTTGAGGCGTTTGCTCAAAATGATTCTAACATTATGCCTGTTTTAGGTGAAAAAAACACATACTTGGGCTACTACGAGCTCAATGACATTATTCACCTTTTTAATGAAACACCTTTTTTTGCTGAACCTGGTGGTATACTTATTGTAGAAAAGGGAATCCATGATTATTCGTTTAGTGAAATAAGTCAGATTGTTGAGTCTAATGATGCAAAACTGCTTGGCGCATTTATATCTAAAATGAGTTCAGATTTAGTTCAAATTACCTTAAAAATCGGTAACTCGAGTCTTAACGATGTTATACAAACCTTTAGGCGCTATAGCTACAATATTATCTCAGGACACGAAGAAGATTCTTACATAGAGAGCTTAAAAGAGCGCTCAGAATATCTTGACAAATACCTAAACATGTAA
- a CDS encoding NAD kinase, with product MKIAIYGQNYTKDSTQRAFEILVEVLLKHDVKILVELGFLSQQSSKLQSNSQINTFSELDKSYDLLISIGGDGTILRAITYVRDLGIPIVGINTGRLGFLATVQTDEIETALAEIFNGDYKISERTLLSVTTQPENASIGETNFALNEIALSRKNTTSMITVETHLDGEYLTSYWADGLILATPTGSTGYSLSCGGPVITPEANNFALTPIAPHNLSARPLIIPDKTTVSFRVEGREDHFLMSLDSRIVTLPNTTTVTIEKASFGIKMVERLEETFLDTLRKKLLWGEDRRN from the coding sequence ATGAAAATTGCAATCTATGGCCAGAATTATACTAAAGATTCAACACAGAGAGCATTCGAAATCTTAGTTGAGGTTTTATTAAAGCACGATGTTAAAATTTTAGTGGAACTAGGTTTTTTAAGTCAGCAGTCCTCAAAACTTCAGAGTAATTCTCAAATAAATACGTTTTCAGAATTAGATAAAAGTTATGATTTACTTATAAGTATAGGTGGCGACGGTACCATATTAAGAGCCATAACCTATGTAAGGGATTTGGGTATTCCTATTGTAGGTATAAACACAGGGAGGTTAGGTTTTTTAGCTACTGTACAAACAGACGAAATAGAGACTGCACTTGCCGAAATTTTTAATGGAGACTATAAAATATCTGAGCGTACCTTGTTAAGTGTTACTACCCAGCCAGAGAATGCTAGTATTGGTGAAACTAACTTTGCCCTCAATGAGATAGCCTTAAGTAGAAAGAATACCACATCTATGATTACTGTAGAAACACATCTTGATGGTGAGTATTTAACGTCGTACTGGGCAGACGGCCTAATATTGGCTACTCCAACAGGTTCAACCGGTTATTCTCTTAGTTGTGGTGGTCCTGTTATAACACCAGAGGCCAACAATTTTGCATTAACACCAATTGCGCCTCATAATTTAAGTGCAAGGCCTTTAATAATACCAGACAAAACAACGGTTAGTTTTAGAGTTGAAGGTAGGGAAGATCATTTTCTAATGTCTTTAGATTCTAGAATAGTTACACTGCCAAATACAACTACAGTAACTATAGAAAAAGCAAGCTTTGGGATTAAGATGGTTGAGCGTTTAGAGGAAACCTTTTTAGATACCCTAAGAAAAAAGTTACTTTGGGGCGAAGATAGACGCAATTAA
- a CDS encoding DUF6089 family protein, whose protein sequence is MRYLFLIITSIIFTQNTNAQIYEVGVFAGGSNFIGDVGATNYISPNQVAIGGIFKWNRSPRHSYRVSVIFSDLEGVDGKSDDPRRVQRGYKFNTSIIEISAGMEFTFWDFDLHTTGIKGTPYLYTGISMANHENYFFTQDGQYTSEDTRSWAYGIPMVLGYKTNISNHLVLAAEIGARYTFSDELDGSVPDSELREQLSFGNTNSNDWYVFSGITLTYTFGRRPCYCNF, encoded by the coding sequence ATGAGGTATTTATTCCTAATTATTACAAGCATAATTTTTACACAAAATACTAATGCTCAAATTTATGAAGTTGGTGTATTTGCTGGTGGTAGTAATTTTATTGGCGATGTAGGTGCCACTAACTATATTTCTCCAAACCAGGTTGCTATAGGTGGTATTTTTAAGTGGAATAGAAGCCCAAGACATTCATACAGAGTATCTGTAATATTTTCAGATTTAGAAGGTGTTGATGGTAAATCAGATGATCCTAGAAGAGTTCAAAGAGGATATAAGTTTAATACAAGTATTATAGAAATATCGGCTGGTATGGAGTTTACATTTTGGGATTTTGATTTACATACCACTGGGATAAAAGGAACACCCTATTTATACACAGGTATCTCCATGGCTAACCATGAGAATTATTTTTTTACTCAAGACGGTCAATATACATCAGAAGATACTAGGAGCTGGGCGTACGGTATACCCATGGTTTTAGGCTATAAAACTAATATTAGCAATCATTTGGTATTGGCAGCCGAAATAGGTGCTAGGTATACGTTTTCTGATGAGCTAGACGGAAGCGTACCTGACAGTGAGCTTAGAGAACAGCTAAGCTTTGGTAATACAAATAGCAACGATTGGTATGTGTTTTCAGGAATTACCTTAACTTACACCTTTGGTAGAAGACCTTGCTATTGCAATTTTTAA
- a CDS encoding isoprenyl transferase — MSLKDKVNKEKLPNHVAIIMDGNGRWAKQQGLMRVIGHENGTKAVRQTVEASAELGIKNLTLYAFSTENWNRPKLEVQTLMKLLVKSLKKEINTLQDNNIKLSAIGCLQDLPKKAHQELLDVIEKTKNNTNMTLTLALSYGSREEIVNVIKELSIKVKNNIISSESIDESIINKHLYTQNLPDVDLLIRTSGEQRISNFLLWQIAYAELYFTDILWPDFNKDHLYNALINYQNRERRFGKTSEQLTP, encoded by the coding sequence ATGAGTTTAAAAGACAAAGTAAATAAAGAAAAACTTCCTAACCATGTAGCGATTATCATGGATGGCAATGGTCGGTGGGCAAAGCAACAAGGCCTAATGCGCGTTATAGGTCATGAAAATGGAACTAAAGCAGTGAGGCAAACTGTAGAAGCAAGTGCTGAGTTGGGTATAAAGAATCTAACACTTTATGCTTTCTCTACAGAAAATTGGAACCGACCAAAACTAGAAGTACAAACCCTTATGAAGCTTTTGGTAAAATCATTAAAAAAAGAAATAAACACGCTGCAAGACAACAATATTAAACTATCAGCCATAGGGTGCCTTCAAGATTTACCAAAAAAGGCACATCAAGAGCTACTCGATGTTATAGAAAAAACAAAAAACAATACAAATATGACATTAACTCTAGCGCTAAGCTATGGTTCTCGCGAAGAAATTGTTAATGTTATTAAGGAATTATCTATTAAAGTTAAAAATAATATAATTTCTTCTGAAAGTATTGATGAATCAATTATAAATAAGCATCTTTACACGCAAAATTTACCAGATGTAGACTTGTTAATTCGTACTAGCGGAGAACAACGAATCAGTAATTTTTTACTGTGGCAAATTGCCTATGCTGAATTATATTTTACAGATATTTTATGGCCAGATTTTAACAAAGACCATTTGTACAATGCGCTTATAAATTATCAAAACAGAGAACGAAGATTTGGAAAAACAAGCGAACAACTTACCCCATAA
- the bamA gene encoding outer membrane protein assembly factor BamA gives MSLAKLIGVVLFFTMPFLGIAQAQEGAKYLIKEITVTGNTNFSPQTIIAYSKLRKDEEIQVGGEKIANAVKTLWKSNLFSNIDIFVTDIDGKTANLEIRLMDLPELKDLTIEGVKKGKKDEIITENKLQSGVKVTENLIATTRNYLTNKYKKKGFLNAKVNIQTSEVIDSVEKERVNMRIKIDRGQKVKIKDINFIGNEKLSDKKLRKAMKNTKRKSLSPLRIFKRSKYIEEDFREDLTSIVDSYKEKGYRDARIISDSLIYNNDKTVSLDIKVEEGEKYTFGKIDFVGNTVYSDRQLALLLGIKEGDTYNGVELRERIDNPNDPDALSLANTYQNSGYMFSTINPVEVSAEGNVIDMEIRISEGKPAYFNNVTVVGNDVTNDHVIYRELRTRPGELYRKSEIIRTLRELGQLGFFDAQQLVPNIKNPNPVDGTLDIEYEVAEQGSSQIQLQGGYGGGGFIGTLGLSFNNFAIKDIFNKDAYKPVPRGDGQSLALRLQASQFFQTYSFSFSEPWLGGKKPFQLSSSISYSKQFLFNQQTRRADKSRRFNILGLTVGVSTRLSEPDDYFLLSQSISYQNYDLKNYNTGLFTFGDGTSNNLSYTIGLSRNSLFSDPIFPTGGSSFTASAKFSFPYSLVNGVDYKALKDERDALDPTDADDFARIGEIDQERFKWLEFYKIKFRADWYTALTKKLVLRPSVEFGFLGAYNNDRGVIPFERFFVGGDGLGNFALDGREIIQLRGYPNQSLSTTDGGSIYNKFSLELRHAITLGAQAKIYALGFLEGGQSVNSFKDFNPFNVRRSAGVGLRIFMPAFGLLGIDFGHAFDDLPDGTSPRKWETHFIIGQQF, from the coding sequence ATGTCCCTTGCTAAATTAATTGGTGTTGTATTATTTTTTACAATGCCTTTTTTGGGTATCGCACAAGCCCAGGAAGGTGCCAAGTATTTAATTAAAGAAATTACGGTTACAGGAAATACAAACTTTAGTCCGCAAACTATAATTGCATACTCTAAGCTTAGAAAAGATGAAGAGATTCAAGTCGGAGGAGAAAAAATAGCAAATGCAGTAAAGACCTTATGGAAATCTAATCTATTCAGCAACATAGATATTTTTGTTACAGATATAGACGGAAAGACAGCTAATTTAGAAATCCGTCTTATGGATTTGCCAGAGCTAAAGGATTTAACCATAGAAGGTGTTAAAAAAGGTAAAAAAGATGAGATTATTACCGAAAATAAGCTGCAATCAGGTGTTAAGGTCACAGAAAATCTTATTGCAACTACCAGAAATTATTTAACCAACAAGTACAAGAAAAAGGGATTTTTAAATGCGAAGGTTAACATTCAAACATCAGAAGTTATAGATTCTGTTGAGAAAGAGCGTGTTAACATGAGGATTAAGATAGATAGAGGTCAGAAAGTGAAAATTAAAGACATCAATTTTATTGGTAACGAAAAACTCTCAGACAAAAAACTTAGAAAGGCTATGAAAAATACCAAGCGTAAAAGTCTTAGCCCATTAAGAATATTTAAACGTTCAAAATATATAGAAGAAGATTTTAGAGAAGACTTAACGAGTATTGTTGATAGTTACAAAGAGAAAGGGTATAGAGATGCCAGAATTATTTCAGACTCGCTCATCTACAACAATGACAAAACCGTAAGCTTAGATATTAAAGTAGAAGAGGGTGAAAAATATACTTTTGGTAAAATTGATTTTGTAGGAAACACCGTTTACAGCGATAGACAATTAGCACTTCTTTTAGGAATAAAAGAGGGCGACACCTATAATGGCGTAGAACTTAGAGAACGTATAGATAACCCAAACGATCCCGACGCCTTAAGTTTAGCAAACACATACCAAAATAGTGGTTATATGTTTTCAACTATAAATCCTGTTGAGGTCAGTGCAGAAGGTAATGTTATTGATATGGAAATTCGTATTTCCGAGGGCAAGCCAGCTTACTTTAATAATGTTACTGTAGTAGGAAACGATGTTACAAACGATCATGTTATATACAGAGAATTGAGAACCCGACCAGGCGAGTTGTACAGAAAATCCGAAATTATAAGAACCTTAAGAGAACTTGGGCAATTAGGTTTCTTTGATGCCCAGCAATTAGTTCCAAATATAAAAAATCCAAACCCAGTAGATGGTACCTTAGATATAGAGTACGAAGTTGCAGAGCAAGGGTCTAGCCAAATACAACTACAAGGTGGTTATGGTGGTGGTGGTTTTATAGGTACTTTAGGTTTGTCATTTAATAATTTTGCGATTAAAGATATTTTTAACAAAGACGCTTACAAACCAGTACCTAGAGGTGATGGCCAAAGTTTAGCATTGAGGCTTCAGGCTAGTCAGTTTTTTCAAACTTACAGTTTCTCGTTTAGTGAACCTTGGTTAGGTGGTAAAAAACCATTTCAGTTATCTAGTTCTATTTCTTACTCTAAACAGTTTTTGTTTAATCAACAAACTAGAAGAGCAGATAAAAGCAGAAGATTTAACATCCTTGGTTTAACGGTTGGAGTTTCAACCAGACTCAGTGAACCAGATGATTATTTTCTTTTATCGCAATCTATAAGTTATCAAAACTATGACTTAAAAAATTACAATACTGGTTTATTTACTTTCGGTGATGGTACATCCAATAACCTTTCTTACACAATAGGATTAAGTAGAAATAGTCTATTTAGTGATCCAATATTTCCAACAGGTGGTTCTAGTTTTACAGCCTCGGCTAAATTTTCTTTTCCATACTCTTTAGTCAATGGTGTAGATTATAAAGCCTTAAAAGATGAAAGAGATGCGCTAGACCCAACAGATGCAGATGATTTTGCGCGTATCGGAGAAATAGATCAAGAACGTTTTAAGTGGTTAGAATTTTACAAAATAAAATTCAGAGCAGATTGGTATACAGCTTTAACCAAAAAACTGGTTCTAAGGCCAAGTGTAGAGTTTGGTTTCTTAGGCGCTTACAACAATGACAGAGGGGTTATTCCTTTTGAGCGTTTCTTTGTGGGAGGTGATGGTTTAGGAAATTTTGCACTAGATGGTAGAGAGATTATTCAGCTTCGTGGTTATCCAAATCAATCTCTGTCAACTACAGATGGTGGCTCAATTTACAATAAATTCTCGTTAGAGTTGCGCCATGCAATAACACTTGGTGCTCAAGCTAAAATTTATGCATTAGGATTTTTAGAGGGAGGGCAGTCTGTCAATAGTTTTAAGGATTTTAACCCTTTTAATGTAAGAAGATCTGCAGGTGTAGGCCTCAGGATTTTTATGCCTGCCTTTGGATTATTGGGTATAGATTTTGGACATGCTTTCGACGATCTACCAGATGGCACATCTCCAAGAAAATGGGAAACACACTTTATAATTGGACAACAATTTTAA
- a CDS encoding OmpH family outer membrane protein, producing the protein MMKFKVLFLLAVIGLMSFSSNAQRGVRIGYIDTEYILQNVPEYQEASTQLDKKVLQWKTEIEKKLSDIEQKKKELENESVLLTKELYDERMEDISFEEAEILDYQQKRFGPSGDLMIQKRQLIEPIQDQIFAAVQQIAETKKFDFIFDKSADVVMLYSAERYDISEQVLRTITRTSKRNQAKSKKERKELEEEEVVPEVSEEKDERQKALEERKAAREAELAAKRAEREKALEARRVRQDSIRAAKKREADERRQKILDARNKTEDDEKTTENDSISTEENEAKTIVDKKRDSTTIKKDSVSAKKPLTAAEIKAKDRERRRKELEERKQRILEQRKKAREEREKQLKRRDSIAKAKKEEGNN; encoded by the coding sequence ATGATGAAATTTAAAGTTCTTTTTTTATTGGCAGTTATAGGTCTAATGAGCTTTAGTAGTAATGCACAACGTGGTGTTAGAATAGGATATATAGATACAGAATATATTTTGCAAAATGTTCCAGAGTACCAAGAAGCATCCACACAATTAGACAAAAAAGTGCTTCAATGGAAAACTGAGATCGAAAAAAAACTTAGTGACATTGAGCAAAAAAAGAAAGAACTCGAAAACGAAAGCGTACTTCTAACCAAAGAGTTGTACGATGAGCGTATGGAAGATATTTCTTTTGAAGAAGCAGAAATTTTAGACTATCAACAAAAACGTTTCGGACCAAGCGGAGACCTTATGATTCAAAAACGACAGTTAATAGAACCAATACAAGACCAAATCTTCGCAGCAGTACAGCAAATAGCAGAGACTAAGAAGTTCGATTTTATTTTCGACAAATCTGCTGATGTTGTAATGCTTTATTCCGCAGAACGATATGATATTAGCGAACAAGTTTTAAGAACTATCACTAGGACATCTAAGCGAAATCAAGCAAAAAGCAAAAAGGAGCGCAAAGAGCTAGAAGAAGAAGAGGTCGTCCCTGAGGTAAGCGAAGAGAAAGATGAAAGACAGAAAGCTTTAGAAGAACGTAAGGCTGCTAGAGAAGCTGAATTAGCAGCAAAACGTGCAGAACGCGAAAAAGCATTAGAAGCCAGAAGAGTACGGCAAGACTCTATAAGAGCTGCAAAAAAACGCGAAGCCGACGAACGAAGACAAAAAATACTAGACGCTAGAAACAAAACCGAAGATGACGAAAAAACAACAGAAAACGATAGTATATCTACGGAAGAAAATGAAGCTAAAACTATAGTAGACAAAAAGCGAGATTCTACCACAATAAAAAAGGACTCTGTAAGTGCTAAAAAGCCACTCACAGCTGCTGAAATAAAAGCCAAAGACAGAGAACGTAGGAGAAAGGAATTAGAAGAACGCAAACAAAGAATATTAGAGCAAAGAAAAAAAGCGCGCGAAGAACGCGAAAAACAACTTAAAAGAAGAGATTCTATAGCTAAGGCTAAGAAAGAAGAAGGAAACAATTAA
- a CDS encoding OmpH family outer membrane protein: protein MKSKIHELTKINRFNVSKHLKSLLFATALFIGATSFMSAQSKIAHINKQELIKAMPAYAAAQAEIEKLGKTYEAQFQDSLKEIDSKVKQYNAEAAAQTEDENLKRMKEVEGMKQSLAQYQQQMNQDLSKKEYDLLKPILEEADKAIQAVAKAQGFQYVLDAGMLIVADGKDLMADVKAHLKI from the coding sequence ATGAAATCAAAGATTCACGAACTCACTAAAATAAATAGATTTAACGTGAGTAAACATTTAAAATCATTATTATTTGCAACAGCACTTTTTATAGGAGCAACTAGTTTTATGTCGGCTCAAAGTAAAATTGCACATATTAATAAACAAGAGTTGATTAAAGCAATGCCTGCATATGCAGCAGCTCAAGCAGAAATAGAAAAATTGGGTAAAACCTACGAAGCTCAATTTCAAGACTCATTAAAAGAGATAGATAGTAAAGTAAAGCAATACAATGCTGAAGCAGCAGCACAAACTGAAGATGAGAATTTAAAGCGTATGAAAGAAGTTGAGGGTATGAAACAGTCATTAGCACAGTACCAACAACAAATGAATCAAGACCTGAGTAAAAAAGAATACGATTTATTAAAACCTATATTAGAAGAAGCTGACAAAGCAATACAGGCAGTTGCTAAAGCTCAAGGCTTTCAGTACGTATTAGATGCTGGTATGCTAATCGTAGCAGACGGTAAAGATTTAATGGCAGATGTAAAGGCTCATTTAAAAATATAA
- the murI gene encoding glutamate racemase, whose amino-acid sequence MSNYPIGIFDSGVGGTSIFKEIHALLPNENIIYLADSKNAPYGNKTQEEIKSLSIKNTEHLLGKNCKIIVVACNTATTNAISYLRANYDVPFIGIEPAIKPAALNTKTNAVGILATRGTLSSQLFHKTSDLYANGIKVIEQIGEGIVPLIESGKLNSSEMKDLLQLYLEPMLKANIDYLVLGCTHYPYLIPMLETMLPEDVKIIDSGLAVAKQTKAVLQSQDLLNLDGATPSVKLYSNSNVEVLKSLVDGKFETSFLDF is encoded by the coding sequence ATGAGTAATTATCCAATTGGTATTTTTGATTCTGGTGTTGGTGGTACTTCCATTTTTAAGGAAATACATGCCTTGCTCCCTAATGAAAATATAATCTACTTAGCAGATAGTAAAAATGCTCCTTATGGTAATAAAACTCAAGAAGAGATTAAGAGTCTTTCAATAAAGAATACAGAGCATCTGCTGGGCAAAAATTGTAAAATCATTGTGGTTGCATGTAATACAGCGACAACCAATGCCATATCCTATTTGCGAGCTAATTATGATGTTCCATTTATTGGCATTGAGCCTGCCATAAAACCAGCTGCTTTAAATACCAAAACCAACGCAGTGGGCATTTTAGCCACAAGAGGAACACTCAGCAGTCAACTCTTTCATAAAACTTCAGATTTGTATGCTAATGGCATAAAAGTGATAGAGCAGATAGGTGAGGGTATAGTGCCATTAATTGAATCAGGTAAGTTAAATTCAAGTGAAATGAAAGATCTGTTACAACTTTATTTAGAGCCAATGCTAAAGGCTAATATAGACTACCTGGTTTTAGGTTGTACGCATTATCCTTATTTAATACCAATGTTAGAAACAATGCTTCCTGAGGATGTGAAAATCATAGATTCTGGATTGGCAGTCGCCAAGCAAACAAAAGCAGTTTTGCAATCTCAAGATTTATTGAATTTAGATGGAGCAACGCCTTCAGTAAAACTATATTCTAATAGTAACGTTGAGGTCTTAAAATCGTTAGTAGATGGCAAGTTTGAAACCTCATTTTTAGATTTTTAA
- a CDS encoding gamma carbonic anhydrase family protein, whose amino-acid sequence MPIIKPVRNIHPQIPEDCFVAENATIVGEVTMGSQCSIWFNAVVRGDVHYIKIGNKVNIQDGAVIHATYQKSPTTIGNNVSIGHNAIVHGCKIHDNVLIGMGSIVMDDCVIESNSIIAAGAVVTKNTIVESGSIYAGLPAKKVKDISEELISGEIDRIANNYVKYSSWFKEE is encoded by the coding sequence ATGCCAATTATTAAACCCGTTAGAAATATACATCCGCAAATCCCTGAAGATTGTTTTGTTGCCGAAAACGCAACTATTGTTGGAGAAGTTACTATGGGAAGCCAATGTAGTATTTGGTTCAATGCCGTTGTTAGAGGTGATGTACATTATATAAAGATTGGAAATAAAGTGAATATACAAGATGGTGCTGTCATCCATGCAACATATCAAAAATCGCCAACTACTATTGGCAATAACGTTTCTATTGGCCATAACGCTATTGTTCATGGATGCAAAATACACGACAACGTACTTATTGGAATGGGAAGCATTGTAATGGATGACTGCGTTATTGAAAGCAATAGTATCATTGCCGCTGGTGCTGTAGTAACCAAAAACACAATTGTAGAATCTGGTAGTATCTATGCAGGTTTACCTGCTAAAAAAGTAAAGGATATTAGTGAGGAATTAATCTCTGGAGAAATTGACCGTATTGCAAATAACTACGTGAAATATTCTAGCTGGTTTAAAGAAGAGTAA
- a CDS encoding RNA methyltransferase produces the protein MRKLKNSELDRLDVSEFKDAKKSPIIIILDNIRSLNNIGSVFRTSDAFLIEKIYLCGITAQPPHNDIRKTALGSTETVDWEYAENTIDVVTNLKHEGVKICAIEQAEHATMLDKFQPQPNTKYAFVFGNEVRGVAQDVVTASDEVIEIPQFGTKHSLNISVSTGVVIWDVFSKLKKI, from the coding sequence ATGCGCAAATTAAAAAATAGCGAATTAGACCGTCTCGATGTTTCTGAATTTAAAGACGCTAAAAAATCACCAATAATTATCATTTTGGATAATATTCGTAGTTTGAATAATATTGGATCTGTTTTTAGAACGAGTGATGCTTTTTTAATTGAAAAAATTTACCTCTGTGGCATTACAGCTCAACCTCCACATAACGATATTCGCAAAACAGCTCTAGGAAGCACCGAAACTGTTGATTGGGAATATGCAGAAAACACAATAGATGTTGTTACCAATTTAAAACATGAAGGTGTAAAAATCTGTGCCATTGAACAGGCTGAACATGCTACGATGTTAGATAAATTTCAACCTCAACCTAATACTAAATACGCATTCGTATTTGGTAATGAAGTTAGAGGTGTGGCACAAGATGTTGTAACTGCCAGTGATGAAGTTATAGAAATACCACAATTTGGCACAAAACACTCTTTAAACATCTCAGTAAGTACTGGTGTGGTTATTTGGGATGTTTTTAGCAAATTGAAGAAGATTTAA